The following coding sequences lie in one Nycticebus coucang isolate mNycCou1 chromosome 18, mNycCou1.pri, whole genome shotgun sequence genomic window:
- the STRADA gene encoding STE20-related kinase adapter protein alpha isoform X1 → MSFLVSKPERIRRWVSEKFIVEGLRDLELFGEQPPGDTRRKTNEASSESIASFSKQEIMSSFLPEGGCYELLTIIGKGFEDLMTVNLARYKPTGEYVTVRRINLEACSNEMVTFLQGELHVSKLFNHPNIVPYQATFIADNELWVVTSFMAYGSAKDLICTHFMDGMNELAIAYILQGVLKALDYIHHMGYVHRSVKASHILVSGDGKVYLSGLRSNLSMISHGQRQRVVHDFPKYSIKVLPWLSPEVLQQNLQGYDAKSDIYSVGITACELANGHVPFKDMPATQMLLEKLNGTVPCLLDTSTIPAEELTMSRSRSAANPGLSENLTTSNPRPSNGDSPSHPYHRTFSPHFHHFVEQCLQRNPDARPSASTLLNHSFFKQIKRRASEALPELLRPVTPITNFEGSQSQDHSGIFGLVTNLEELEVDDWEF, encoded by the exons ATGTCTTTTCTTGTAAGTAAACCAGAGCGAATTAGG CGGTGGGTCTCGGAAAAGTTCATTGTTGAGGGCTTAAGAGATTTGGAACTGTTTGGAG AACAGCCTCCGGGTGACACTCGGAGAAAA accAATGAGGCGAGCTCAGAGTCGATAGCATCCTTCTCTAAACAAGAGATCATGAGTAGCTTTCTGCCAGAGGGAGGGTGTTATGAGCTGCTCACCATTATAG GCAAAGGATTTGAGGATCTGATGACAGTGAATCTAGCAAGGTACAAACCAACGGGGGAGTACGTGACAGTACGAAGGATTAACCTAGAAGCTTGTTCCAACGAGATGGTGACATTCTTGCAG GGAGAGCTTCATGTCTCTAAACTCTTCAACCATCCCAATATTGTGCCATATCAAGCCACCTTTATTGCAGACAATGAGCTGTGGGTTGTCACATCATTCATGGCATATG GTTCTGCAAAGGATCTCATCTGTACACATTTCATGGATGGCATGAATGAACTGGCGATTGCCTACATCCTGCAGGGGGTGTTGAAGGCCCTCGACTATATCCACCACATGGGATATGTACACAG GAGTGTCAAAGCCAGCCACATTCTCGTCTCCGGGGATGGGAAGGTCTACCTGTCTGGTTTACGCAGCAACCTCAGCATGATCAGCCATGGGCAGCGGCAGCGTGTGGTCCACGATTTTCCCAAGTACAGTATCAAGGTTCTGCCTTGGCTCAGCCCGGAAGTCCTCCAGCAG AATCTTCAGGGTTACGATGCCAAGTCTGATATCTACAGTGTGGGAATCACAGCCTGTGAACTGGCCAATGGCCATGTCCCTTTTAAGGATATGCCTGCTACCCAG ATGCTGCTGGAAAAACTGAATGGCACAGTGCCCTGCCTACTGGATACTAGCACCATCCCCGCTGAGGAGCTGACCATGAGCCGCTCACGCTCAGCAGCCAACCCTGGCCTGAGTGAGAACCTGACCACCAGCAACCCCCGGCCCTCCAATGGTGACTCACCTTCCCACCCTTACCACCGAACCTTCTCCCCCCATTTCCACCATTTTGTGGAGCAGTGCCTTCAGCGCAACCCTGATGCAAG GCCAAGTGCCAGCACTCTCTTGAATCACTCTTTCTTCAAGCAG ATCAAGCGACGTGCCTCAGAGGCTTTGCCTGAATTACTTCGTCCTGTCACCCCCATCACCAACTTTGAGGGCAGCCAGTCTCAGGATCACAGTGGAATCTTTGGCCTGGTTACAAATCTGGAAGAGCTGGAGGTGGATGACTGGGAGTTCTGA
- the STRADA gene encoding STE20-related kinase adapter protein alpha isoform X3 — MSFLVSKPERIRTNEASSESIASFSKQEIMSSFLPEGGCYELLTIIGKGFEDLMTVNLARYKPTGEYVTVRRINLEACSNEMVTFLQGELHVSKLFNHPNIVPYQATFIADNELWVVTSFMAYGSAKDLICTHFMDGMNELAIAYILQGVLKALDYIHHMGYVHRSVKASHILVSGDGKVYLSGLRSNLSMISHGQRQRVVHDFPKYSIKVLPWLSPEVLQQNLQGYDAKSDIYSVGITACELANGHVPFKDMPATQMLLEKLNGTVPCLLDTSTIPAEELTMSRSRSAANPGLSENLTTSNPRPSNGDSPSHPYHRTFSPHFHHFVEQCLQRNPDARPSASTLLNHSFFKQIKRRASEALPELLRPVTPITNFEGSQSQDHSGIFGLVTNLEELEVDDWEF; from the exons ATGTCTTTTCTTGTAAGTAAACCAGAGCGAATTAGG accAATGAGGCGAGCTCAGAGTCGATAGCATCCTTCTCTAAACAAGAGATCATGAGTAGCTTTCTGCCAGAGGGAGGGTGTTATGAGCTGCTCACCATTATAG GCAAAGGATTTGAGGATCTGATGACAGTGAATCTAGCAAGGTACAAACCAACGGGGGAGTACGTGACAGTACGAAGGATTAACCTAGAAGCTTGTTCCAACGAGATGGTGACATTCTTGCAG GGAGAGCTTCATGTCTCTAAACTCTTCAACCATCCCAATATTGTGCCATATCAAGCCACCTTTATTGCAGACAATGAGCTGTGGGTTGTCACATCATTCATGGCATATG GTTCTGCAAAGGATCTCATCTGTACACATTTCATGGATGGCATGAATGAACTGGCGATTGCCTACATCCTGCAGGGGGTGTTGAAGGCCCTCGACTATATCCACCACATGGGATATGTACACAG GAGTGTCAAAGCCAGCCACATTCTCGTCTCCGGGGATGGGAAGGTCTACCTGTCTGGTTTACGCAGCAACCTCAGCATGATCAGCCATGGGCAGCGGCAGCGTGTGGTCCACGATTTTCCCAAGTACAGTATCAAGGTTCTGCCTTGGCTCAGCCCGGAAGTCCTCCAGCAG AATCTTCAGGGTTACGATGCCAAGTCTGATATCTACAGTGTGGGAATCACAGCCTGTGAACTGGCCAATGGCCATGTCCCTTTTAAGGATATGCCTGCTACCCAG ATGCTGCTGGAAAAACTGAATGGCACAGTGCCCTGCCTACTGGATACTAGCACCATCCCCGCTGAGGAGCTGACCATGAGCCGCTCACGCTCAGCAGCCAACCCTGGCCTGAGTGAGAACCTGACCACCAGCAACCCCCGGCCCTCCAATGGTGACTCACCTTCCCACCCTTACCACCGAACCTTCTCCCCCCATTTCCACCATTTTGTGGAGCAGTGCCTTCAGCGCAACCCTGATGCAAG GCCAAGTGCCAGCACTCTCTTGAATCACTCTTTCTTCAAGCAG ATCAAGCGACGTGCCTCAGAGGCTTTGCCTGAATTACTTCGTCCTGTCACCCCCATCACCAACTTTGAGGGCAGCCAGTCTCAGGATCACAGTGGAATCTTTGGCCTGGTTACAAATCTGGAAGAGCTGGAGGTGGATGACTGGGAGTTCTGA
- the STRADA gene encoding STE20-related kinase adapter protein alpha isoform X2 yields MSFLRWVSEKFIVEGLRDLELFGEQPPGDTRRKTNEASSESIASFSKQEIMSSFLPEGGCYELLTIIGKGFEDLMTVNLARYKPTGEYVTVRRINLEACSNEMVTFLQGELHVSKLFNHPNIVPYQATFIADNELWVVTSFMAYGSAKDLICTHFMDGMNELAIAYILQGVLKALDYIHHMGYVHRSVKASHILVSGDGKVYLSGLRSNLSMISHGQRQRVVHDFPKYSIKVLPWLSPEVLQQNLQGYDAKSDIYSVGITACELANGHVPFKDMPATQMLLEKLNGTVPCLLDTSTIPAEELTMSRSRSAANPGLSENLTTSNPRPSNGDSPSHPYHRTFSPHFHHFVEQCLQRNPDARPSASTLLNHSFFKQIKRRASEALPELLRPVTPITNFEGSQSQDHSGIFGLVTNLEELEVDDWEF; encoded by the exons ATGTCTTTTCTT CGGTGGGTCTCGGAAAAGTTCATTGTTGAGGGCTTAAGAGATTTGGAACTGTTTGGAG AACAGCCTCCGGGTGACACTCGGAGAAAA accAATGAGGCGAGCTCAGAGTCGATAGCATCCTTCTCTAAACAAGAGATCATGAGTAGCTTTCTGCCAGAGGGAGGGTGTTATGAGCTGCTCACCATTATAG GCAAAGGATTTGAGGATCTGATGACAGTGAATCTAGCAAGGTACAAACCAACGGGGGAGTACGTGACAGTACGAAGGATTAACCTAGAAGCTTGTTCCAACGAGATGGTGACATTCTTGCAG GGAGAGCTTCATGTCTCTAAACTCTTCAACCATCCCAATATTGTGCCATATCAAGCCACCTTTATTGCAGACAATGAGCTGTGGGTTGTCACATCATTCATGGCATATG GTTCTGCAAAGGATCTCATCTGTACACATTTCATGGATGGCATGAATGAACTGGCGATTGCCTACATCCTGCAGGGGGTGTTGAAGGCCCTCGACTATATCCACCACATGGGATATGTACACAG GAGTGTCAAAGCCAGCCACATTCTCGTCTCCGGGGATGGGAAGGTCTACCTGTCTGGTTTACGCAGCAACCTCAGCATGATCAGCCATGGGCAGCGGCAGCGTGTGGTCCACGATTTTCCCAAGTACAGTATCAAGGTTCTGCCTTGGCTCAGCCCGGAAGTCCTCCAGCAG AATCTTCAGGGTTACGATGCCAAGTCTGATATCTACAGTGTGGGAATCACAGCCTGTGAACTGGCCAATGGCCATGTCCCTTTTAAGGATATGCCTGCTACCCAG ATGCTGCTGGAAAAACTGAATGGCACAGTGCCCTGCCTACTGGATACTAGCACCATCCCCGCTGAGGAGCTGACCATGAGCCGCTCACGCTCAGCAGCCAACCCTGGCCTGAGTGAGAACCTGACCACCAGCAACCCCCGGCCCTCCAATGGTGACTCACCTTCCCACCCTTACCACCGAACCTTCTCCCCCCATTTCCACCATTTTGTGGAGCAGTGCCTTCAGCGCAACCCTGATGCAAG GCCAAGTGCCAGCACTCTCTTGAATCACTCTTTCTTCAAGCAG ATCAAGCGACGTGCCTCAGAGGCTTTGCCTGAATTACTTCGTCCTGTCACCCCCATCACCAACTTTGAGGGCAGCCAGTCTCAGGATCACAGTGGAATCTTTGGCCTGGTTACAAATCTGGAAGAGCTGGAGGTGGATGACTGGGAGTTCTGA
- the STRADA gene encoding STE20-related kinase adapter protein alpha isoform X4, which yields MSFLTNEASSESIASFSKQEIMSSFLPEGGCYELLTIIGKGFEDLMTVNLARYKPTGEYVTVRRINLEACSNEMVTFLQGELHVSKLFNHPNIVPYQATFIADNELWVVTSFMAYGSAKDLICTHFMDGMNELAIAYILQGVLKALDYIHHMGYVHRSVKASHILVSGDGKVYLSGLRSNLSMISHGQRQRVVHDFPKYSIKVLPWLSPEVLQQNLQGYDAKSDIYSVGITACELANGHVPFKDMPATQMLLEKLNGTVPCLLDTSTIPAEELTMSRSRSAANPGLSENLTTSNPRPSNGDSPSHPYHRTFSPHFHHFVEQCLQRNPDARPSASTLLNHSFFKQIKRRASEALPELLRPVTPITNFEGSQSQDHSGIFGLVTNLEELEVDDWEF from the exons ATGTCTTTTCTT accAATGAGGCGAGCTCAGAGTCGATAGCATCCTTCTCTAAACAAGAGATCATGAGTAGCTTTCTGCCAGAGGGAGGGTGTTATGAGCTGCTCACCATTATAG GCAAAGGATTTGAGGATCTGATGACAGTGAATCTAGCAAGGTACAAACCAACGGGGGAGTACGTGACAGTACGAAGGATTAACCTAGAAGCTTGTTCCAACGAGATGGTGACATTCTTGCAG GGAGAGCTTCATGTCTCTAAACTCTTCAACCATCCCAATATTGTGCCATATCAAGCCACCTTTATTGCAGACAATGAGCTGTGGGTTGTCACATCATTCATGGCATATG GTTCTGCAAAGGATCTCATCTGTACACATTTCATGGATGGCATGAATGAACTGGCGATTGCCTACATCCTGCAGGGGGTGTTGAAGGCCCTCGACTATATCCACCACATGGGATATGTACACAG GAGTGTCAAAGCCAGCCACATTCTCGTCTCCGGGGATGGGAAGGTCTACCTGTCTGGTTTACGCAGCAACCTCAGCATGATCAGCCATGGGCAGCGGCAGCGTGTGGTCCACGATTTTCCCAAGTACAGTATCAAGGTTCTGCCTTGGCTCAGCCCGGAAGTCCTCCAGCAG AATCTTCAGGGTTACGATGCCAAGTCTGATATCTACAGTGTGGGAATCACAGCCTGTGAACTGGCCAATGGCCATGTCCCTTTTAAGGATATGCCTGCTACCCAG ATGCTGCTGGAAAAACTGAATGGCACAGTGCCCTGCCTACTGGATACTAGCACCATCCCCGCTGAGGAGCTGACCATGAGCCGCTCACGCTCAGCAGCCAACCCTGGCCTGAGTGAGAACCTGACCACCAGCAACCCCCGGCCCTCCAATGGTGACTCACCTTCCCACCCTTACCACCGAACCTTCTCCCCCCATTTCCACCATTTTGTGGAGCAGTGCCTTCAGCGCAACCCTGATGCAAG GCCAAGTGCCAGCACTCTCTTGAATCACTCTTTCTTCAAGCAG ATCAAGCGACGTGCCTCAGAGGCTTTGCCTGAATTACTTCGTCCTGTCACCCCCATCACCAACTTTGAGGGCAGCCAGTCTCAGGATCACAGTGGAATCTTTGGCCTGGTTACAAATCTGGAAGAGCTGGAGGTGGATGACTGGGAGTTCTGA
- the STRADA gene encoding STE20-related kinase adapter protein alpha isoform X5 → MSSFLPEGGCYELLTIIGKGFEDLMTVNLARYKPTGEYVTVRRINLEACSNEMVTFLQGELHVSKLFNHPNIVPYQATFIADNELWVVTSFMAYGSAKDLICTHFMDGMNELAIAYILQGVLKALDYIHHMGYVHRSVKASHILVSGDGKVYLSGLRSNLSMISHGQRQRVVHDFPKYSIKVLPWLSPEVLQQNLQGYDAKSDIYSVGITACELANGHVPFKDMPATQMLLEKLNGTVPCLLDTSTIPAEELTMSRSRSAANPGLSENLTTSNPRPSNGDSPSHPYHRTFSPHFHHFVEQCLQRNPDARPSASTLLNHSFFKQIKRRASEALPELLRPVTPITNFEGSQSQDHSGIFGLVTNLEELEVDDWEF, encoded by the exons ATGAGTAGCTTTCTGCCAGAGGGAGGGTGTTATGAGCTGCTCACCATTATAG GCAAAGGATTTGAGGATCTGATGACAGTGAATCTAGCAAGGTACAAACCAACGGGGGAGTACGTGACAGTACGAAGGATTAACCTAGAAGCTTGTTCCAACGAGATGGTGACATTCTTGCAG GGAGAGCTTCATGTCTCTAAACTCTTCAACCATCCCAATATTGTGCCATATCAAGCCACCTTTATTGCAGACAATGAGCTGTGGGTTGTCACATCATTCATGGCATATG GTTCTGCAAAGGATCTCATCTGTACACATTTCATGGATGGCATGAATGAACTGGCGATTGCCTACATCCTGCAGGGGGTGTTGAAGGCCCTCGACTATATCCACCACATGGGATATGTACACAG GAGTGTCAAAGCCAGCCACATTCTCGTCTCCGGGGATGGGAAGGTCTACCTGTCTGGTTTACGCAGCAACCTCAGCATGATCAGCCATGGGCAGCGGCAGCGTGTGGTCCACGATTTTCCCAAGTACAGTATCAAGGTTCTGCCTTGGCTCAGCCCGGAAGTCCTCCAGCAG AATCTTCAGGGTTACGATGCCAAGTCTGATATCTACAGTGTGGGAATCACAGCCTGTGAACTGGCCAATGGCCATGTCCCTTTTAAGGATATGCCTGCTACCCAG ATGCTGCTGGAAAAACTGAATGGCACAGTGCCCTGCCTACTGGATACTAGCACCATCCCCGCTGAGGAGCTGACCATGAGCCGCTCACGCTCAGCAGCCAACCCTGGCCTGAGTGAGAACCTGACCACCAGCAACCCCCGGCCCTCCAATGGTGACTCACCTTCCCACCCTTACCACCGAACCTTCTCCCCCCATTTCCACCATTTTGTGGAGCAGTGCCTTCAGCGCAACCCTGATGCAAG GCCAAGTGCCAGCACTCTCTTGAATCACTCTTTCTTCAAGCAG ATCAAGCGACGTGCCTCAGAGGCTTTGCCTGAATTACTTCGTCCTGTCACCCCCATCACCAACTTTGAGGGCAGCCAGTCTCAGGATCACAGTGGAATCTTTGGCCTGGTTACAAATCTGGAAGAGCTGGAGGTGGATGACTGGGAGTTCTGA